The proteins below come from a single Eubacterium limosum genomic window:
- a CDS encoding BRO-N domain-containing protein: MNNPILATLEQCFGSDSHKLRVYTDLYEEGSQSYFVLKEIGSYMGCKNYHRFLKKLPASAVQKRLIKNSGGRMHKMLLISEEGVWALLKHHDHKAATGFRRYLETCVIPVIRREIDTARIMLPESENTHKDQEEKENMEEAIRMLSSALAFQVIKNQELETRLEIVEERLLQTAAA, from the coding sequence ATGAACAACCCCATTTTAGCAACTTTGGAACAGTGTTTTGGAAGTGATTCTCATAAACTGCGAGTATATACCGATCTTTACGAGGAGGGCAGTCAGAGCTATTTTGTCCTGAAAGAAATCGGCAGTTACATGGGCTGTAAAAACTATCACAGATTTTTGAAAAAACTGCCGGCGTCAGCGGTACAGAAACGATTGATTAAGAATAGCGGCGGGCGTATGCACAAAATGCTGCTGATCAGTGAGGAGGGGGTTTGGGCTCTGTTAAAACACCATGATCATAAGGCGGCCACAGGGTTTAGGCGATACCTTGAAACCTGTGTGATCCCCGTGATACGGCGTGAGATTGACACAGCCCGGATCATGCTGCCTGAAAGTGAAAACACCCACAAGGATCAGGAGGAAAAAGAGAATATGGAGGAGGCCATCCGGATGCTCTCAAGCGCTCTGGCTTTCCAGGTCATTAAAAATCAGGAGCTTGAAACGCGGCTCGAAATAGTGGAAGAGCGCCTTTTGCAAACAGCAGCTGCCTGA
- a CDS encoding DUF2922 domain-containing protein, which produces MPTTSKDLSIYFQRTDGKEYKMTIPDYKEGITDTEIRTGAQAIVDLGAFEPEGFALAKVTGAVRVDTTKTDVVIEDAE; this is translated from the coding sequence ATGCCAACAACCAGCAAGGATTTATCCATTTATTTTCAGCGTACAGACGGGAAGGAATATAAAATGACCATTCCGGATTACAAAGAGGGGATTACAGACACGGAGATCAGGACAGGGGCACAGGCCATTGTTGATTTGGGCGCTTTTGAGCCTGAGGGCTTCGCTCTGGCCAAGGTAACCGGAGCTGTGCGCGTCGATACCACTAAAACCGATGTGGTCATTGAGGATGCGGAATAA
- a CDS encoding MogA/MoaB family molybdenum cofactor biosynthesis protein translates to MFTVAILTLSDKGSRGEREDKSGPVIAGMLDKDLYEVVHTAILPDEKHIIESNLKSLCDAIDPVNLILTTGGTGFSPRDVTPEATISVCDRLTPGIPEAMRYESLKITPKAMLSRSAAGIRGRTLIINLPGSPKAVRENLAAILPALDHGLEMLLSSGSADCAAPEK, encoded by the coding sequence ATGTTTACTGTAGCCATTCTAACCCTCAGCGATAAAGGCTCACGCGGAGAACGTGAGGATAAAAGCGGCCCGGTCATTGCCGGAATGCTGGACAAAGACCTGTACGAGGTGGTGCACACCGCCATCCTGCCCGACGAAAAACACATTATTGAAAGTAATTTAAAGTCTCTGTGCGACGCCATCGACCCGGTCAATCTCATTCTGACCACAGGCGGCACAGGCTTTTCACCCCGAGATGTTACCCCCGAGGCCACCATCTCGGTCTGTGACCGGCTGACGCCGGGCATTCCGGAAGCCATGCGCTATGAAAGCCTGAAGATCACGCCAAAGGCCATGCTGAGCCGGAGCGCCGCCGGTATCCGCGGGCGCACCCTCATCATCAACCTGCCCGGCAGCCCAAAGGCCGTCCGCGAAAACCTGGCCGCTATCCTGCCCGCGCTGGATCATGGGCTTGAAATGCTGCTGAGCTCAGGATCAGCCGACTGCGCCGCACCGGAAAAGTAA
- a CDS encoding YcbK family protein, with translation MKKFYKRIFITLAAVLVVVTSAVFFANFQGMPKSAPEVSAPAEPVNPVPRPAEEMGADTPSAPEIPAPPEDLEPRASTHFLMSEYACDCAGCCDGWPVDMNPELLEKIEALRCTFDCPVIITSGVRCVARNEEVGGVSWSFHKRGYAADLYCPGVAVGDLTLAAKELGMNVLPYYSQGYLHVEVNG, from the coding sequence ATGAAAAAATTTTATAAACGTATTTTTATCACACTGGCCGCCGTGCTGGTCGTTGTTACCAGCGCGGTGTTTTTCGCAAATTTTCAGGGCATGCCAAAGTCGGCGCCAGAGGTATCAGCGCCGGCGGAGCCGGTAAATCCAGTACCCCGGCCTGCGGAGGAGATGGGCGCAGATACACCATCTGCGCCGGAAATTCCAGCGCCGCCCGAAGACCTGGAGCCTCGCGCGTCCACACATTTTCTGATGTCGGAATATGCCTGCGATTGCGCGGGCTGCTGCGATGGCTGGCCTGTGGACATGAATCCAGAGCTGCTTGAAAAAATAGAGGCGTTGCGTTGCACTTTCGATTGTCCGGTCATCATTACCTCGGGTGTGCGCTGCGTGGCGCGGAACGAGGAGGTAGGCGGTGTAAGCTGGTCCTTTCATAAACGTGGCTACGCGGCAGACCTGTACTGCCCGGGCGTGGCGGTGGGCGATCTGACGCTGGCGGCCAAAGAGCTGGGCATGAATGTGCTGCCCTACTACAGCCAGGGATACCTGCACGTTGAGGTCAACGGCTAG
- a CDS encoding acyltransferase family protein: protein MHKRVEWIDITKGILIALIVLGHVISDNANHLQTWIYSFHVCGFFIINGLLKAKYKFEDNNYSLKDVVIKQKSIYILYLVFSLIFFARVLLQARLGMYNANEIKTFVLHIISFNGEGVLWFLPVFSITEIVLYIVVKYRRIVLPIYITALAVAIYFAVSIEWNNILQIDSYPILFGVLLIRCSIASSFSIIGYYFEKSNLFNSKIIYIGIGSVLAFINGNVDLNNLRFGNIVLYYIFSILGTFFIIGISKFIEKKALYMKKILTLWGRNSLIIMLTHAILLIYQTYNIIFVKFVNNEFLRILFVFFMTMITETYLIIVFNKIIFYLEGKYVKNQRTIYKK, encoded by the coding sequence TTGCATAAAAGAGTAGAATGGATAGACATTACAAAAGGAATACTAATTGCATTAATTGTTTTAGGACATGTTATTTCAGATAATGCTAATCACCTACAAACATGGATATATTCCTTTCATGTTTGTGGCTTCTTTATAATTAATGGGTTGCTAAAAGCAAAATATAAATTTGAAGATAATAATTATTCTTTAAAAGATGTCGTAATAAAGCAAAAAAGTATATATATCTTATATCTAGTATTCAGCCTTATTTTTTTTGCTAGAGTATTACTCCAAGCGAGATTAGGAATGTATAATGCTAATGAAATTAAAACCTTTGTTTTACATATTATTTCTTTTAATGGAGAAGGTGTGTTATGGTTTCTTCCTGTATTTTCGATAACTGAAATTGTTTTATATATAGTCGTAAAATATAGGCGTATTGTACTTCCAATCTATATTACTGCATTAGCAGTTGCTATTTACTTTGCTGTTTCAATAGAATGGAATAATATTCTTCAAATTGATAGTTATCCTATATTATTTGGGGTACTGCTAATAAGGTGTTCTATTGCGAGTTCTTTTTCAATAATTGGTTACTATTTTGAAAAAAGCAATTTATTTAATTCAAAAATTATATATATAGGTATTGGCTCGGTACTGGCATTTATCAATGGAAATGTAGATTTAAATAACCTTCGCTTTGGAAACATAGTTTTGTACTATATTTTCTCTATATTAGGCACTTTTTTTATTATTGGCATATCAAAATTTATTGAGAAAAAAGCTCTATACATGAAAAAAATACTAACTCTTTGGGGACGCAATTCTTTGATAATTATGCTCACGCATGCAATACTACTAATCTATCAAACATACAATATTATTTTTGTGAAATTCGTGAATAATGAGTTCTTGAGAATACTTTTTGTTTTTTTTATGACTATGATAACAGAGACCTATTTGATTATAGTATTCAACAAGATAATATTTTATTTGGAAGGAAAATATGTTAAAAATCAAAGGACAATCTATAAAAAGTAA
- a CDS encoding O-antigen polymerase, translating to MCFFIIFDFSLVLFIVISYHVWKKIVNPISIINVIFLVWMIVGRIGYLDQYIPSFDSSYFIQINIIIIDVAIILGYGLKEIKISRKNNKSIKFDSCRMFVWLRRISFLISIAILFNMIICVITGRLLLTNVRNISYSIAFGGTDYTQIYFNSVIYYIYQYFVRGFAFFDLTFSFALLLKTHQRLPMLSVLNFILYIIIMQSRIEFLKIVVFMLIFLGYSKIKLSKTQKKILKRAIVIIGVAVLMIFSFRSSNSEKSVIQNTIDSFVVDFSGSNYMFSQFFEQYNAGQRLIDSPIILKYLGGFGLLIEYVLSVFGMKFNHDVVSTYLGQGYNIGSSTHYNAFYTIYFEFMNSGGYLGCFIFSLVFGILIGYSFKRMNEKDNTKRTYTASFLTFIIAMGTYNYIIAGINALVIISCLLIADNNRKQNKV from the coding sequence ATGTGTTTTTTTATAATATTTGATTTTTCACTAGTCTTATTTATTGTTATTTCATATCATGTATGGAAAAAAATCGTTAATCCCATATCGATTATCAATGTGATTTTTCTGGTTTGGATGATTGTTGGTAGAATAGGATATCTTGATCAGTACATACCTTCATTTGACTCATCATATTTTATACAAATAAATATTATAATTATAGATGTAGCTATAATTCTGGGATATGGATTAAAGGAAATTAAGATTAGCCGAAAAAATAATAAAAGTATTAAATTTGATTCGTGCAGAATGTTTGTTTGGTTAAGACGTATTTCCTTTCTGATAAGTATCGCAATACTATTTAATATGATTATATGTGTAATAACAGGTAGACTACTATTAACTAATGTTCGGAATATTAGTTATAGTATCGCTTTTGGCGGGACAGACTATACACAGATTTATTTTAACAGTGTTATTTATTATATTTATCAATATTTTGTAAGAGGTTTTGCTTTTTTTGATTTAACATTTAGCTTTGCATTGTTATTAAAGACGCATCAGAGGTTACCAATGTTATCAGTTTTAAATTTTATTTTATATATCATTATTATGCAAAGCAGGATTGAATTTTTAAAAATTGTTGTTTTTATGCTGATATTTTTAGGATATTCAAAAATAAAGCTTTCTAAAACGCAAAAAAAAATTTTAAAAAGAGCTATTGTAATTATTGGAGTAGCCGTATTGATGATATTTAGTTTTAGATCTAGTAATAGTGAGAAAAGTGTAATACAAAATACCATAGATAGTTTTGTTGTCGATTTCTCAGGATCGAATTATATGTTTTCTCAATTCTTTGAACAATACAATGCCGGACAGAGATTAATTGATTCTCCAATAATTTTGAAGTATTTGGGTGGTTTTGGACTTTTAATTGAATACGTACTTTCAGTGTTTGGAATGAAATTTAATCACGATGTTGTAAGTACATATTTAGGGCAAGGTTATAATATAGGTTCTTCAACACACTACAATGCGTTTTACACAATATACTTCGAATTTATGAACTCTGGAGGGTATTTAGGATGTTTTATATTTTCATTAGTTTTTGGTATTCTGATAGGATATTCATTTAAACGAATGAACGAAAAAGACAATACAAAAAGAACGTATACTGCTTCCTTTTTGACATTTATTATTGCTATGGGCACATATAATTACATAATTGCAGGAATAAATGCATTAGTAATTATTTCATGTTTACTTATCGCTGATAATAATAGAAAACAGAATAAGGTTTGA
- a CDS encoding acyltransferase family protein: MENTKKRNSYLDMLKGLLILIVVLRHIFQIAAQNSDTDYLCNLMAIIEMPLFIAISGYFCLPKLNCYDTEFSVINKMKKISKGYIIPFLSFYIIFRLFFYQQYDGINSIYGVFFNISQSLWYLFAIWMLNLFSIIAYVISRKIRNMIVFRLMLFCVIYFVLVGLLLFIGIVVNINFLGCKLIVYYSVYYIAGYLFMNYQDQILLIYNKINNSLLLISMCVYFFGGYMFKIMAMPDNTLSIAIRFILALTGIIFFLNFAHYIHIKKRFKLLEKIGIFTLEIYYVHSFLMNAFDINKAFVLFSMNGIVNSIMLTLCVGILCPLIIAIVRQSKLANLIIFGRDTYKFR, encoded by the coding sequence ATGGAAAATACTAAGAAAAGAAACAGTTATTTGGATATGTTGAAAGGACTTCTGATATTAATTGTTGTTCTTAGACACATTTTCCAAATTGCAGCGCAAAATAGTGATACAGATTATTTGTGTAATCTTATGGCGATTATAGAGATGCCATTGTTTATTGCTATTTCAGGCTATTTTTGTTTGCCTAAATTAAATTGTTATGATACTGAATTTAGTGTTATAAATAAGATGAAAAAAATCTCTAAGGGTTATATTATACCTTTTTTAAGTTTCTATATTATTTTTAGACTGTTTTTTTATCAACAATATGATGGCATAAATTCAATATATGGTGTTTTTTTTAATATATCACAGAGTTTGTGGTATTTATTTGCGATTTGGATGTTAAATTTATTTTCTATAATTGCATATGTGATTTCAAGAAAAATAAGGAACATGATAGTGTTTAGACTTATGCTGTTTTGTGTAATATATTTTGTTTTGGTTGGACTATTACTATTTATAGGGATAGTTGTCAATATTAATTTTTTAGGCTGTAAATTAATAGTATATTATAGTGTTTATTATATAGCAGGGTATTTATTTATGAATTATCAGGATCAAATTTTGTTAATATATAATAAAATTAATAATAGTTTACTATTAATTTCTATGTGTGTTTACTTTTTTGGTGGATATATGTTTAAAATAATGGCTATGCCAGATAATACGTTGTCCATTGCAATTAGGTTTATACTAGCGCTAACTGGAATTATTTTTTTCTTAAATTTCGCACATTATATTCATATAAAAAAAAGATTTAAGTTGTTAGAAAAAATAGGAATATTTACTTTAGAAATATACTATGTACATTCATTTTTAATGAATGCATTTGATATCAATAAAGCATTTGTTTTATTCTCGATGAACGGAATTGTTAATTCTATAATGTTAACATTATGTGTAGGTATATTGTGTCCTTTGATAATAGCAATTGTAAGACAAAGTAAATTAGCTAATTTGATTATTTTTGGCAGAGATACATACAAATTTAGATAG
- a CDS encoding RNA polymerase sigma factor, producing the protein MSKKYAEIGVLVTRAQAGSKAAAETLLLTFKPLILATISEYVYDKAQLEDAYQEACVLFMERLKDFKSEQPGYFPAYIKKQLFYAFVQSAKKRPGTSVQAAFSLDVETAEGASLAEALPAEESAETDERRCAREKREDRHRAFLKLRVAQLPKAQKECIEAHYYRGQTYRAIARDRGVSEQCVAKTLNKAMKGLRKAYGV; encoded by the coding sequence TTGAGTAAAAAATACGCAGAGATCGGTGTGTTGGTCACAAGGGCTCAGGCGGGAAGCAAGGCGGCAGCGGAAACGCTGCTGCTGACCTTTAAACCGCTGATTTTAGCCACCATTAGCGAGTATGTTTACGATAAAGCCCAGCTGGAAGATGCCTATCAGGAGGCCTGCGTCCTTTTTATGGAGCGTTTAAAGGATTTTAAATCAGAGCAGCCCGGTTATTTTCCAGCCTATATCAAAAAACAGCTCTTTTACGCCTTTGTCCAGAGCGCCAAAAAACGACCGGGAACCTCGGTTCAGGCGGCGTTTTCGCTGGATGTAGAAACAGCGGAGGGCGCGAGCCTGGCAGAAGCGCTGCCGGCTGAGGAGAGCGCAGAGACCGATGAAAGACGGTGCGCGAGGGAAAAAAGAGAAGACCGCCACCGGGCTTTTTTAAAGCTGCGGGTGGCACAGCTGCCAAAGGCCCAGAAGGAGTGCATTGAAGCCCACTATTACAGGGGGCAGACCTACCGGGCCATCGCAAGGGACCGCGGCGTCAGCGAGCAGTGTGTGGCGAAGACCCTGAATAAAGCCATGAAGGGCCTGCGCAAAGCCTATGGTGTTTAG
- a CDS encoding glycosyltransferase has protein sequence MKGVFFAEGLELDKAKQYGIEKKVISQIKYLRKIGNLSVLSINPERSLLDDILFICPLIKSRREIERYKLLDYIDSNTDYIYIRRPTLTNAFYQLLSKIKKEYKDIVIILEIPTYPFHKEYQGLSKILIVKSIICEKKMNRVIDKIMTYSNDKQIWGIDCINASNCVEYDMIESRSLSYQVIPNYIRLTFVANLMYWHGVDRIVKGILNYHGDYVVVLNVVGAGQELKNLKILADNDRRIIFHGPKSGDELTKIFNETDIAVDALGRHRSGILYNSSLKSKEYVARGIPVVSAVKTELDSLTDFPYYLKLPADDSDIEIDAIIKFYEKIYLNKNAQMITLNIRNYTKKLFDYEFGFERPVKKYLNKKRCVK, from the coding sequence ATGAAAGGTGTTTTTTTTGCTGAGGGATTAGAGTTAGATAAAGCAAAACAATATGGTATTGAAAAAAAAGTTATAAGTCAAATTAAATATTTAAGAAAAATTGGGAATTTGAGCGTTTTAAGTATTAATCCAGAAAGAAGCTTGTTAGATGATATATTATTCATATGTCCGTTGATTAAAAGCAGAAGAGAAATTGAAAGATATAAACTATTAGATTACATTGACTCAAATACTGATTACATTTATATAAGAAGACCCACTCTTACGAACGCTTTTTATCAATTATTAAGTAAGATTAAAAAAGAATATAAGGATATTGTAATAATACTTGAAATACCAACGTATCCATTTCATAAAGAGTATCAAGGGCTGTCAAAAATTTTAATAGTTAAAAGTATTATTTGTGAAAAGAAAATGAATCGTGTGATAGATAAAATAATGACATATTCAAATGATAAACAAATTTGGGGTATTGATTGCATTAATGCTTCAAATTGCGTTGAATATGATATGATTGAGAGCAGAAGTTTATCATATCAAGTTATTCCTAACTATATAAGGCTAACATTTGTTGCAAATCTTATGTACTGGCACGGCGTTGATAGAATTGTCAAAGGAATTTTGAATTATCATGGCGACTACGTGGTCGTTCTTAATGTTGTTGGAGCTGGACAAGAACTTAAAAATTTAAAAATATTAGCAGATAACGATCGAAGAATTATATTTCATGGACCTAAATCAGGGGATGAACTTACAAAAATCTTTAATGAAACTGATATAGCGGTAGATGCATTAGGAAGACATAGATCAGGAATATTATATAATAGCTCATTAAAAAGTAAAGAATATGTTGCAAGAGGTATACCAGTTGTTTCAGCGGTAAAAACTGAATTAGATAGTCTAACAGATTTTCCTTATTATTTAAAATTACCTGCAGATGATTCGGATATAGAGATAGATGCTATAATTAAATTTTATGAAAAAATTTATTTAAATAAAAACGCTCAGATGATTACTTTGAATATTAGAAATTATACAAAAAAACTATTCGATTATGAATTTGGTTTTGAAAGACCAGTTAAAAAATATTTAAATAAAAAAAGGTGCGTTAAATAA
- a CDS encoding flippase, giving the protein MLKIKGQSIKSNFIYNTIYQVLAIIVPLITTPYLSRVLGADKIGVFSYAFSIVYYFGLFAMLGVNNYGNRSIAAVRNDEEKRSKTFWSIYLFQLCCGSFMIVLYSIYVLFFSDEKLVSWIMILYIIASTFDINWFFFGMEQFKLTTIRNAFVKIFTVIGIFTLVKKPSDIYLYALIYVLSQLLSQIILWTVIRNYIEKCKVCLQDIMQHIKPNIVLFIPVLAVSLYKIMDKIMLGSMVSKTEVGYYESSERVIQVPIALINSLGTVMLPRISYLLANNEKSESEKYLRKSLIFASFLSASMGFGIMSVAKEFVPIFYGEGFEKCILIFQVLIPSCFFLAIANVIRTQYLIPYKLDMVYTISIVIGAVVNFFINLMLISKLQSVGAGIGTLCAEASVCVIQCFFVRKKINLIKYIFDIIPYFSAGIIMYIVIYNFTLYNNSRIFVLVVKVVVGVLIYMAVLWVIQMIKKIIKKKVE; this is encoded by the coding sequence ATGTTAAAAATCAAAGGACAATCTATAAAAAGTAATTTTATATACAATACAATTTACCAGGTACTAGCAATAATTGTACCATTGATTACTACACCATATTTGTCGAGAGTATTGGGGGCGGACAAAATAGGTGTGTTCTCTTATGCGTTTTCAATCGTATACTATTTTGGCTTATTTGCAATGTTAGGTGTCAATAATTATGGAAATAGAAGCATAGCTGCAGTCAGAAACGATGAGGAAAAAAGATCCAAAACATTTTGGAGTATATACTTATTCCAATTGTGCTGTGGAAGTTTCATGATAGTTCTATATTCGATATACGTTTTGTTTTTCAGTGATGAAAAATTAGTTAGTTGGATTATGATACTTTACATAATTGCCTCGACGTTTGACATAAATTGGTTCTTTTTTGGAATGGAGCAATTTAAGTTGACAACAATTAGAAATGCGTTTGTAAAGATTTTTACTGTAATAGGAATCTTTACTTTAGTGAAAAAACCATCGGATATTTATTTGTATGCGTTGATATATGTGTTAAGTCAATTACTTTCGCAAATTATTCTTTGGACAGTTATACGAAACTACATAGAAAAATGCAAAGTTTGTTTGCAGGATATCATGCAACATATTAAACCGAACATAGTTTTATTTATACCTGTTTTAGCCGTAAGCTTATATAAGATAATGGATAAAATAATGCTCGGTTCTATGGTTTCAAAAACAGAAGTAGGATACTATGAAAGTAGTGAACGAGTTATTCAGGTTCCGATAGCATTGATTAATTCACTGGGAACGGTTATGCTACCAAGAATATCTTATTTACTTGCCAATAATGAAAAAAGTGAGAGTGAGAAGTACCTAAGAAAATCACTAATTTTTGCTTCGTTTTTATCGGCATCTATGGGATTTGGTATTATGTCAGTTGCTAAAGAGTTTGTACCAATTTTTTATGGAGAGGGATTTGAAAAATGTATTCTAATATTTCAGGTGTTAATTCCGAGTTGTTTTTTTCTTGCTATTGCCAATGTGATTAGAACACAATACTTAATACCCTATAAATTAGATATGGTATACACCATTTCAATTGTAATTGGAGCAGTTGTTAATTTTTTTATTAATCTAATGTTAATATCAAAGTTGCAATCTGTTGGTGCTGGAATAGGTACGCTCTGTGCGGAAGCTTCCGTTTGTGTAATACAATGTTTTTTTGTGAGAAAAAAAATAAATTTAATAAAATATATTTTTGATATCATACCATATTTTAGTGCAGGAATTATTATGTATATAGTAATCTATAATTTTACGTTATACAATAATTCAAGAATATTCGTATTAGTTGTAAAAGTTGTGGTTGGTGTTTTAATATATATGGCTGTATTATGGGTTATTCAGATGATAAAAAAAATAATTAAAAAGAAAGTTGAGTGA